In one uncultured Devosia sp. genomic region, the following are encoded:
- a CDS encoding AraC family transcriptional regulator yields the protein MTQVFEAPYQATRRILTGHFHETSGYRAVRRNGVADWLLIHTVSGRGRFGHAAGEMIAEPGDWVLLRPGAPHDYGVESSLERWELLWAHFQPRPDWLDLLAWPEAAQGLFRLHLTEAQLAQRFMELHHLLEGSHRRREALAVNAFEGLLLACDAHNPRESRPGDPRIARAIDFIESHLTEKLLIERIAEAVGLSPSRLAHLFRDQTGGTIQSHIEARRLDIATDLLRRTSFPIKQIAASAGFENQFYFSQRFRRRMGLSPQQFRQRQDGLAIRAPMAQKARLDV from the coding sequence ATGACTCAAGTCTTTGAAGCACCATATCAAGCCACGCGTCGCATCCTGACCGGCCACTTTCATGAAACATCGGGCTATCGCGCCGTCCGCCGCAACGGCGTGGCCGACTGGCTATTGATCCATACCGTTTCAGGTCGCGGCCGCTTCGGCCATGCCGCAGGTGAGATGATCGCCGAGCCGGGCGACTGGGTTCTGCTGCGACCGGGCGCGCCCCATGACTATGGCGTCGAGTCATCACTGGAACGTTGGGAATTACTCTGGGCCCATTTCCAGCCGCGCCCCGACTGGCTCGATCTCCTCGCATGGCCCGAAGCGGCGCAAGGCCTGTTCCGCCTGCATCTCACCGAAGCCCAATTGGCCCAGCGCTTCATGGAGCTCCATCATCTGCTCGAAGGTTCGCATCGCCGGCGTGAGGCATTGGCCGTCAACGCCTTCGAGGGCCTGCTTCTCGCCTGCGACGCGCATAATCCGCGTGAATCACGCCCGGGCGACCCGCGCATTGCCCGTGCCATTGATTTCATCGAATCTCACCTGACCGAAAAGCTGCTGATCGAAAGGATTGCCGAGGCCGTTGGCCTGTCGCCGTCACGGCTGGCGCATCTGTTCCGCGACCAAACCGGCGGCACGATCCAGTCCCATATCGAAGCTCGTCGCCTCGATATCGCGACCGACCTGCTCCGCCGCACCAGCTTTCCCATCAAGCAGATTGCCGCCAGCGCCGGCTTTGAAAATCAGTTCTACTTCTCGCAGCGCTTTCGCCGGCGCATGGGACTGTCGCCCCAGCAATTTCGCCAGCGACAGGACGGCCTTGCCATCAGGGCGCCAATGGCGCAAAAAGCTCGCCTTGACGTATAG
- a CDS encoding cytochrome c1, with protein sequence MKTIKTAFVALAMLAGLAAPAFAQSHETPHIEKQNWSFAGIFGTYDTNQLQRGFQVFREVCSSCHGARLIAFRNLSEEGGPSFSEEQVKALAAEYEVADATADGGTRAAVPADRWPSPFASEQDARDANGGALPPDFSVLAKARGVTDAFPFWVFNYFTAYQEGGSDYIHALLNGYHEEVPESAPHNSDGTPFELAEGKYYNDYFPGHAIGMAPPLMDGQITYEVAEGQVAVPETLEQYSQDVSAFMFWMADPHLAGRKQTGFVVLLFLVGFSALMYLTKRRIWAGIEH encoded by the coding sequence ATGAAGACCATCAAAACCGCCTTCGTCGCCCTGGCCATGCTAGCCGGCCTTGCTGCTCCCGCCTTTGCGCAGAGCCACGAGACGCCGCATATCGAAAAGCAGAACTGGAGCTTTGCCGGTATCTTCGGCACCTATGACACCAACCAGCTGCAGCGCGGCTTCCAGGTGTTCCGCGAAGTCTGCTCGAGCTGCCACGGCGCTCGCCTCATCGCCTTCCGCAATCTGTCGGAAGAGGGTGGTCCGAGCTTTTCGGAAGAGCAGGTCAAAGCCCTGGCTGCCGAATATGAAGTGGCCGATGCAACGGCCGATGGCGGCACGCGTGCCGCCGTTCCGGCCGACCGCTGGCCGTCGCCCTTCGCAAGCGAGCAGGATGCCCGTGACGCCAATGGCGGCGCGCTGCCGCCGGACTTCTCGGTGCTGGCCAAGGCGCGCGGCGTGACCGACGCCTTCCCATTCTGGGTGTTCAACTACTTCACGGCCTATCAGGAAGGCGGCTCGGACTATATCCACGCGCTGCTGAACGGCTATCACGAAGAAGTCCCGGAATCGGCTCCGCACAATTCGGACGGTACGCCGTTCGAGCTGGCCGAAGGCAAGTATTACAACGACTACTTCCCAGGTCACGCCATCGGCATGGCGCCGCCACTGATGGACGGCCAGATCACCTATGAAGTGGCTGAAGGTCAGGTCGCGGTTCCTGAAACGCTGGAACAGTATTCGCAGGACGTTTCGGCCTTCATGTTCTGGATGGCTGATCCGCATCTGGCGGGCCGCAAGCAGACCGGTTTTGTGGTCCTGCTGTTCCTGGTCGGCTTCTCGGCGCTGATGTATCTGACCAAGCGCCGCATCTGGGCCGGCATCGAGCACTAG
- a CDS encoding MaoC family dehydratase: MTRWFENIVIDEVFPLGDHTFSAEEIIRFAMAYDPQYFHIDEEAARHSHFGGLVASGWHTVSIGHRKMVDTLEAEEERLRDEGNEPGVSGPSPGVNSMEFKVPVRPGDTVSYELVVTDKRASNSIPGWGLLFNRITAKNQRGELVYKAELVAFSKLRDYRMPLKLKVLLALTRIPVIGPLLKRGT, translated from the coding sequence ATGACCCGCTGGTTCGAAAACATCGTGATCGACGAAGTGTTTCCGCTTGGCGATCACACCTTCAGCGCCGAGGAGATCATCCGCTTCGCCATGGCTTATGATCCGCAATACTTCCACATCGACGAAGAGGCGGCACGGCATAGCCATTTCGGCGGGCTTGTGGCCAGCGGCTGGCACACGGTCAGCATCGGCCATCGCAAGATGGTCGACACGCTCGAGGCCGAGGAAGAACGCCTCCGCGACGAAGGCAACGAGCCCGGCGTTTCCGGCCCCTCACCGGGCGTCAATTCCATGGAATTCAAGGTTCCGGTCCGTCCGGGCGATACGGTGAGCTATGAACTTGTCGTGACCGACAAGCGCGCATCGAACTCCATTCCTGGCTGGGGCCTGCTGTTCAACCGCATCACCGCGAAAAACCAGCGCGGCGAATTGGTCTACAAGGCAGAATTGGTGGCCTTTTCCAAGCTGCGCGACTACCGCATGCCGCTCAAACTCAAGGTGTTGCTCGCCCTCACCAGAATTCCCGTTATCGGCCCGCTTCTCAAGCGCGGCACTTGA
- the ychF gene encoding redox-regulated ATPase YchF produces MGFKMGIVGLPNVGKSTLFNALTRTAAAAAANFPFCTIEPNVGDVPVPDIRLNKLATIGKSVNVLPARMSFVDIAGLVKGASKGEGLGNQFLANIRECDAIAYVLRCFEDGNIIHVANKVDPLADAEVVETELMLADLESLEKRRTGVEKKAKGNDKDAKVTLDLIDRSLVLLREGKSARFVERSAEEEKAFQELQLLTSKPVLYVCNVDEGSAENGNAMSAKVEDYARANDAGVVIISAEIESQLAQLPDAEQAEYLESLGLHEAGLNRLIREAYDLLGLQTYFTVGPKETRAWTIHKGDKAPAAAGVIHSDFERGFIRAQTIGYEDFVTLGGEVAAKEAGKARDEGKEYVVKDGDVMLFKFNT; encoded by the coding sequence ATGGGTTTCAAGATGGGCATTGTCGGCCTGCCCAACGTTGGCAAGTCGACCCTCTTCAATGCGCTGACGCGCACTGCCGCCGCCGCCGCCGCCAATTTCCCCTTCTGCACCATCGAGCCCAATGTGGGCGACGTGCCGGTGCCGGACATCCGGCTGAACAAGCTCGCCACCATCGGCAAGTCGGTCAATGTCCTGCCCGCGCGCATGAGCTTCGTCGATATTGCGGGCCTCGTGAAGGGCGCCTCCAAGGGTGAAGGCCTTGGCAACCAGTTCCTCGCCAATATCCGCGAATGCGATGCCATTGCCTATGTGCTGCGCTGCTTCGAGGACGGCAACATCATCCACGTCGCCAACAAGGTCGATCCCCTGGCCGACGCCGAAGTGGTCGAGACCGAGCTGATGCTGGCCGACCTCGAGTCGCTCGAAAAGCGCCGCACCGGCGTCGAGAAAAAGGCCAAGGGCAATGACAAGGACGCCAAGGTCACGCTCGACCTGATCGACCGTTCGCTCGTCCTGCTGCGTGAAGGCAAGTCCGCCCGCTTCGTCGAGCGCTCGGCCGAGGAAGAAAAGGCCTTCCAGGAGCTGCAGCTGCTGACCAGCAAGCCCGTGCTTTATGTCTGCAATGTCGACGAAGGCTCGGCCGAAAACGGCAATGCCATGAGCGCCAAGGTAGAGGACTATGCCAGGGCCAATGATGCTGGCGTGGTCATCATCTCCGCCGAGATCGAATCGCAGCTGGCCCAGCTCCCCGATGCCGAACAGGCCGAATATCTGGAATCGCTGGGCCTGCACGAAGCCGGCCTCAACCGTCTGATCCGCGAAGCCTATGACCTGCTTGGCCTTCAGACCTATTTCACGGTCGGCCCCAAGGAAACCCGCGCCTGGACCATCCACAAGGGCGACAAGGCTCCCGCCGCCGCTGGCGTCATCCACTCCGATTTCGAACGCGGCTTCATCCGCGCCCAGACCATCGGCTACGAGGATTTCGTCACCCTGGGCGGCGAAGTCGCCGCCAAGGAAGCCGGCAAGGCCCGCGACGAAGGCAAGGAATATGTCGTCAAGGACGGCGACGTGATGCTGTTCAAGTTCAACACGTAA
- a CDS encoding adenine phosphoribosyltransferase, with protein sequence MSLDLKALVRTIPDYPKKGILFRDITTLIENPEGFKESVERIAAQYRGQGISHVAGIEARGFIFGAGVAIALGVGFIPIRKKGKLPGETIGQNYALEYGVDTIEIHADVLKAGDVVLVVDDLIATGGTAVAAVGLLRRTGATVDHAAFAIDLPDLGGAAKLKAEGVTVSALMEFEGH encoded by the coding sequence ATGTCGCTCGACCTTAAGGCCCTCGTGCGCACGATTCCGGATTATCCCAAGAAGGGTATCCTGTTCCGTGACATCACCACGCTGATCGAGAACCCGGAAGGGTTCAAGGAAAGCGTCGAGCGGATTGCCGCGCAGTATCGCGGGCAGGGCATCAGCCATGTTGCCGGCATCGAGGCGCGCGGCTTCATCTTCGGGGCAGGCGTCGCCATTGCGCTGGGTGTGGGCTTCATTCCGATCCGCAAGAAGGGCAAGCTGCCCGGCGAGACGATCGGCCAGAACTATGCGCTCGAATATGGCGTCGACACGATCGAGATCCATGCTGATGTGCTCAAGGCCGGCGACGTGGTTCTGGTGGTGGATGACCTGATCGCCACCGGTGGCACAGCCGTTGCCGCTGTGGGCCTGCTGCGCCGCACCGGTGCGACGGTGGATCATGCTGCCTTTGCCATCGACCTGCCGGACCTCGGCGGCGCTGCAAAGCTCAAGGCCGAAGGTGTGACGGTATCAGCGCTGATGGAGTTCGAGGGACACTAG
- a CDS encoding 50S ribosomal protein L25/general stress protein Ctc: MAATTKVLSAQAREGVGKGAARELRRQGLVPAVIYGDKKEPVTISLSYKDVHKAIYSGGFLSHTIELDVDGTKHKVIPRDYQLDPVKDFPLHVDFLRIGKGSKINVQVPVHFENEEASPGLKRGGTLNIVHHTLDLTVSADNIPEAITVDLTGLDIGDSVHISAIKLPKGTADHSHEDDLTIATIVAPSALKSAGDAEEGEEAAAEGEDKAE, translated from the coding sequence ATGGCTGCTACGACCAAGGTGCTCAGTGCACAGGCGCGTGAAGGGGTAGGCAAGGGGGCCGCTCGTGAACTGCGCCGTCAGGGTCTCGTCCCTGCTGTTATCTACGGTGACAAGAAAGAACCCGTCACCATCTCCCTGTCCTACAAGGACGTCCACAAGGCGATCTATTCGGGCGGCTTCCTGTCGCACACGATCGAGCTTGATGTCGACGGCACCAAGCACAAGGTGATCCCGCGCGATTACCAGCTCGACCCCGTCAAGGACTTCCCGCTGCACGTCGATTTCCTGCGCATCGGCAAGGGCTCCAAGATCAACGTCCAGGTTCCGGTTCACTTCGAGAACGAAGAAGCCAGCCCGGGCCTGAAGCGCGGTGGTACGCTCAACATCGTGCACCACACGCTCGACCTGACCGTTTCTGCCGACAATATCCCCGAGGCCATCACCGTCGACCTGACGGGCCTCGACATCGGCGATAGCGTCCACATCTCGGCCATCAAGCTGCCCAAGGGCACTGCTGACCACAGCCACGAAGACGACCTGACGATCGCAACCATCGTTGCTCCGTCGGCTCTCAAGTCCGCTGGCGATGCCGAAGAAGGCGAAGAAGCTGCTGCAGAAGGCGAAGACAAGGCCGAGTAA
- a CDS encoding TerC family protein, with protein MDSLLAALSGDFLGTPVWFWVAFIAIVIGLLVFDLGILHKDEHEIEAKESLLLYGMYVLIALAFGAWVWFQRGAEAGLEFYTGYLLEQSLAMDNMFVIATIFGFLGIPRLYQHRVLFWGILGVILFRAVLIGVGAALVNQFSWILLFFGAFLVFTGFRMFSHQDEEPNLEDNKVYRFISSRFRVTKQLHGRNFTVKEPDPKTGKLVTWLTPLAVALIMVEVVDLIFAVDSVPAVFAVTQDTFIVYTSNIFAILGLRSLYFALAAAMNRFRYLQTSLAIILVLVGIKISLVPFHIHIDTLLSLTVTIAILAGGVIFSLYKTRNEPNVSAAEDPKQGQLEP; from the coding sequence ATGGATTCGCTGCTTGCCGCCCTATCGGGCGATTTCTTAGGTACTCCCGTCTGGTTCTGGGTCGCGTTCATCGCGATCGTCATTGGCCTTCTGGTTTTCGATCTCGGCATCCTGCACAAGGACGAGCACGAGATCGAGGCCAAGGAAAGCCTCCTGCTTTATGGCATGTATGTGCTGATTGCCCTGGCCTTTGGTGCTTGGGTCTGGTTCCAGCGCGGCGCCGAAGCCGGGCTTGAATTCTATACCGGCTACCTGCTCGAACAGAGCCTGGCGATGGACAACATGTTCGTCATCGCCACCATCTTCGGCTTCCTGGGCATTCCCCGCCTCTACCAGCACCGCGTGCTGTTCTGGGGCATCCTGGGCGTGATCCTGTTCCGTGCCGTGCTGATCGGCGTGGGTGCGGCCCTCGTCAACCAGTTCAGCTGGATCCTGCTGTTCTTCGGCGCCTTCCTAGTCTTCACCGGCTTCCGCATGTTCAGCCATCAGGACGAAGAACCAAACCTGGAAGACAACAAGGTCTACCGGTTCATTTCCAGCCGCTTCCGCGTCACCAAGCAGCTGCATGGCCGCAACTTCACGGTCAAGGAGCCTGATCCCAAGACCGGCAAGCTCGTCACCTGGCTGACCCCGCTGGCCGTGGCCCTGATCATGGTGGAAGTCGTCGACCTGATCTTTGCCGTGGACTCTGTCCCCGCCGTCTTCGCGGTGACCCAGGACACGTTCATCGTCTACACCTCCAACATCTTCGCCATCCTTGGCCTGCGTTCGCTCTACTTCGCCCTCGCAGCCGCGATGAACCGCTTCCGCTACCTGCAGACCTCGCTGGCCATCATTCTGGTGCTGGTCGGTATCAAGATCTCCCTGGTACCCTTCCACATCCATATCGACACACTGTTGTCGCTGACGGTGACCATCGCAATTCTTGCCGGCGGCGTGATCTTCTCGCTCTACAAGACCCGCAATGAACCCAATGTCAGCGCGGCGGAAGATCCCAAGCAGGGTCAGCTCGAGCCATAA
- a CDS encoding phytanoyl-CoA dioxygenase family protein has product MTNLHLDEQQIAQFERDGFLAVRGLISPEEIATIRETFMTAAADGPIPGLSDLPRNGVANSNDPLSRYPRMMHPHKHPDKPVGQLAMRYMRDQRLRPILADLFGEEPFACQSMFYFKPPGARGQDLHQDNFYLRVKPGTCMAAWVAVDDADAGNGGMMCVPQTSKLDIACPEQADPALFFTTEHVEPPEGLEPQMMQLKAGDVLFFNGSVIHGSTPNTSTDRFRRSLIFHYIPASTREISHWYEAMSFDGDMQQIAVNEDGGPCGTLQDAAMGPH; this is encoded by the coding sequence ATGACCAATCTACATCTTGATGAGCAGCAGATTGCCCAGTTCGAACGCGACGGATTCTTGGCGGTGCGCGGACTGATTTCGCCCGAGGAAATCGCGACCATTCGCGAGACTTTCATGACGGCAGCAGCCGATGGTCCGATACCCGGCCTATCCGATCTGCCGCGCAATGGCGTGGCCAATAGCAATGACCCGTTGAGCCGCTACCCGCGCATGATGCATCCGCACAAGCATCCCGATAAGCCCGTCGGTCAGCTCGCCATGCGCTACATGCGCGATCAGCGGCTGCGGCCGATCCTGGCCGACCTGTTTGGCGAAGAGCCCTTCGCCTGCCAGTCCATGTTCTACTTCAAGCCACCGGGCGCGCGTGGGCAGGATCTGCACCAGGATAATTTCTACCTGCGGGTCAAGCCCGGCACCTGTATGGCCGCCTGGGTGGCGGTGGATGACGCCGATGCGGGCAATGGCGGGATGATGTGCGTGCCACAGACTTCAAAGCTCGATATTGCCTGTCCGGAGCAGGCCGATCCGGCGCTGTTCTTCACCACCGAACATGTCGAGCCGCCCGAAGGGCTCGAACCGCAGATGATGCAGCTCAAGGCGGGCGACGTGCTGTTTTTCAATGGCAGCGTGATCCACGGCTCGACGCCCAATACCAGCACGGACCGCTTCCGCCGCTCGCTGATTTTCCACTACATCCCGGCCAGCACCAGGGAGATCAGCCACTGGTACGAAGCCATGAGCTTTGACGGCGACATGCAGCAGATTGCCGTCAACGAAGACGGCGGCCCCTGTGGCACGCTACAGGACGCAGCGATGGGGCCACACTAG
- a CDS encoding cytochrome b N-terminal domain-containing protein: protein MSEHSSYTPGTGIEKWLDERLPIIRFSKEHLMDFPTPKNLNYWWTFGAILVMCLGIQIVTGVILAMHYTPNVAMAFDSVEHIRRDVNGGRMIQAFHAVGASMFFAAVYIHIFRGMYFGSYKAPREILWILGVLIFVLMMATAFMGYVLPWGQMSGWAATVITNIFAAIPVIGNPLLELLRGGFSVGNPTLNRFFSLHYLLPFVIAAVVALHIWALHVPGNNNPVGVDVKDSRDTLPFHPYYTMKDAFGMVLFLIPFAWFAFFAPDILGHPDNYIQFNSQVTPAHIVPEWYFLPFYAILRAIDFNILFIDSKLGGVIFFGGSIVILFFLPWLDTAKTRSGNFRPMFKWFYWLFVINFIGLTYLGAAPAEGIYVILAKICTAYYFLHFLVILPVIGRIEKPRPLPTSISESVLAKSHA, encoded by the coding sequence ATGTCCGAACATTCGTCTTATACGCCCGGCACCGGCATCGAGAAGTGGCTCGATGAACGTTTGCCGATCATCCGGTTCTCCAAAGAGCACCTGATGGACTTTCCGACGCCGAAGAACCTTAACTACTGGTGGACCTTCGGCGCGATCCTGGTGATGTGCCTGGGTATCCAGATCGTCACCGGTGTGATCCTGGCGATGCACTACACGCCAAACGTCGCCATGGCCTTCGACTCGGTCGAGCATATCCGCCGTGACGTCAACGGCGGCCGCATGATCCAGGCGTTCCACGCCGTGGGCGCTTCCATGTTCTTTGCCGCCGTCTACATCCACATTTTCCGTGGCATGTATTTCGGCTCCTACAAGGCGCCCCGCGAAATCCTCTGGATCCTGGGCGTGCTGATCTTCGTGCTGATGATGGCAACCGCCTTCATGGGCTATGTGCTGCCGTGGGGCCAGATGTCTGGCTGGGCTGCGACCGTGATCACCAATATCTTCGCCGCCATCCCGGTCATCGGCAATCCGCTGCTGGAACTGCTGCGTGGTGGTTTCTCGGTGGGCAATCCGACGCTGAACCGCTTCTTCTCACTGCACTACCTGCTGCCCTTCGTGATCGCCGCCGTGGTGGCGCTGCACATCTGGGCTCTGCATGTGCCGGGCAACAACAATCCGGTCGGCGTCGACGTCAAGGACAGCCGCGATACGCTTCCCTTCCATCCGTATTACACGATGAAGGATGCGTTCGGCATGGTGCTGTTCCTGATCCCCTTTGCCTGGTTCGCCTTCTTTGCACCGGATATCCTGGGTCACCCGGACAACTACATCCAGTTCAACTCGCAGGTGACGCCGGCCCATATCGTTCCTGAATGGTACTTCCTGCCATTCTACGCGATCCTGCGCGCCATCGACTTCAACATCCTGTTCATCGACTCCAAGCTCGGCGGCGTGATCTTCTTCGGTGGCTCGATCGTCATCCTGTTCTTCCTGCCGTGGCTCGATACCGCCAAGACCCGTTCGGGCAACTTCCGCCCGATGTTCAAGTGGTTCTACTGGCTGTTCGTGATCAACTTCATCGGCCTCACCTATCTGGGTGCCGCGCCGGCTGAAGGCATCTACGTGATCCTGGCCAAGATCTGCACGGCATACTACTTCCTGCACTTCCTCGTCATCCTGCCGGTGATCGGACGCATCGAGAAGCCTCGGCCCTTGCCGACCAGCATCTCGGAAAGCGTTCTGGCCAAGTCGCACGCCTGA
- a CDS encoding transcriptional regulator, with protein MNVTLDISDELQARVEAIAQRSGLSASQVIADALDKGHSLDWQEQFLDKVAAGMEAAERGDFAGDDEIAQVLNKYRPA; from the coding sequence ATGAACGTCACGCTCGATATTTCCGACGAATTGCAGGCCCGCGTCGAAGCCATTGCGCAGCGATCGGGCCTGTCTGCGTCACAGGTCATCGCCGACGCGCTCGACAAGGGCCATTCGCTCGACTGGCAAGAGCAGTTTCTCGACAAGGTCGCGGCTGGCATGGAAGCCGCTGAGAGGGGCGACTTTGCGGGCGATGACGAGATTGCGCAGGTCCTGAACAAGTATCGTCCAGCCTGA
- the pth gene encoding aminoacyl-tRNA hydrolase yields MKLLVGLGNPGGQYEGNRHNIGFMALDAIAREHSITQFRSKHSGLLAEGTIGGEKVILLKPQTFMNRSGDSVQQVAKFYKIEPADVIVLYDELDLAPGKVRVKVGGGNGGHNGLRSIDPQIGINYKRVRLGIGHPGKENVTHHVLGDFAKADQTWLTPLLDGIAKHVGLLLKGDDAGFMNKLALATQAGDEKPEKPAPKAQSHIRQARPTKPQVDVPKSGPMADMLKKLLGGQ; encoded by the coding sequence ATGAAACTGCTTGTCGGCCTGGGCAATCCCGGCGGCCAATATGAGGGCAATCGCCACAATATCGGCTTCATGGCGCTCGACGCCATTGCCCGCGAGCATTCCATTACGCAGTTTCGCTCCAAGCATTCCGGCCTGCTCGCCGAAGGCACTATCGGCGGCGAGAAGGTCATCCTCCTCAAGCCGCAGACCTTCATGAACCGCTCGGGCGACAGCGTCCAGCAGGTCGCCAAATTCTACAAGATCGAGCCAGCCGACGTGATCGTGCTCTATGACGAGCTCGACCTCGCGCCCGGCAAGGTGCGCGTGAAGGTCGGCGGCGGCAATGGCGGGCACAACGGCCTGCGCTCCATCGATCCGCAGATCGGGATCAACTACAAGCGCGTACGCCTCGGCATCGGCCACCCCGGCAAGGAGAACGTCACCCACCATGTGCTGGGCGATTTCGCCAAGGCCGACCAGACCTGGCTGACACCCCTGCTCGACGGGATCGCCAAGCATGTCGGCCTGCTGCTCAAGGGTGACGACGCCGGCTTCATGAACAAGCTGGCGCTGGCCACGCAGGCTGGTGACGAAAAACCCGAAAAACCGGCACCCAAGGCGCAGAGCCATATTCGCCAGGCCCGGCCCACCAAGCCGCAGGTGGACGTCCCCAAATCCGGCCCGATGGCCGACATGCTCAAAAAGCTGCTCGGCGGCCAATAA
- a CDS encoding MaoC family dehydratase → MTNPVTKDRRHFEDLAVGEVIDLGHVSVSKEMIFSFAREFDPLPFHLDEAAAKASLLGGLASSGWQTGALSLRMLVDSFLGKIASAGGLGFTNLKWKNPVMVGDTIGGTVTIAELRRSESHPQWGIVTLDFNVQNQKQAPVLTMRLANLVETRSQA, encoded by the coding sequence ATGACCAATCCTGTCACCAAAGATCGGCGTCATTTCGAGGATCTGGCGGTCGGCGAAGTGATCGACCTGGGCCATGTCAGCGTGAGCAAGGAGATGATCTTCTCCTTCGCGCGCGAATTCGACCCCCTGCCCTTTCACCTCGACGAAGCCGCGGCCAAGGCGAGCCTGCTGGGAGGCTTGGCCTCCAGCGGCTGGCAGACAGGCGCATTGAGCCTGCGCATGCTGGTCGACAGCTTTCTGGGCAAGATCGCCTCGGCCGGTGGCCTGGGTTTCACCAATCTCAAATGGAAAAACCCGGTCATGGTCGGCGACACCATCGGCGGCACGGTGACCATTGCCGAATTGCGCCGGTCCGAAAGCCACCCGCAATGGGGCATCGTCACGCTCGACTTCAACGTGCAGAACCAGAAGCAGGCACCGGTCCTGACCATGCGGCTGGCCAATCTGGTCGAGACAAGGAGCCAGGCATGA
- a CDS encoding VOC family protein — protein sequence MGKIQEIVFDCDKPSRLAHFWADLLDGYQVRDYDEAEVARLAALGLTPETDPTVMVDGPGPSICFQNVEGRRYDNNRVHFDIEVTDRANEVERLKEAGAEPVRVLPTYTVMRDPEGNQFCLVDAGEVAAEIDVAA from the coding sequence ATGGGCAAGATCCAGGAAATCGTATTCGATTGTGACAAGCCCTCCCGGCTGGCCCATTTCTGGGCTGATTTGCTGGATGGCTATCAGGTGCGTGACTATGACGAGGCCGAAGTGGCGCGACTTGCTGCGCTTGGCCTGACACCCGAAACCGATCCGACCGTCATGGTCGACGGGCCCGGCCCCTCCATATGCTTCCAGAATGTCGAGGGACGTCGCTACGACAACAACCGCGTGCATTTCGATATCGAAGTCACTGACCGCGCCAACGAGGTCGAGCGGCTCAAGGAGGCGGGCGCCGAGCCCGTGCGCGTCCTGCCCACCTATACGGTGATGCGCGACCCCGAAGGCAATCAGTTCTGCCTGGTCGATGCGGGTGAAGTCGCCGCCGAGATCGACGTGGCCGCCTGA
- a CDS encoding type II toxin-antitoxin system RelE/ParE family toxin, with translation MRVRWTKPALANLDEIQTYVAQESPLAAYRLAQDLFGRTQNGLATSPMMGRQGRAPGTRELVFADLPYIVVYRMTDAIDILAVVHTARRWPKAFE, from the coding sequence ATGCGCGTCAGGTGGACGAAACCCGCCTTGGCCAATCTCGACGAAATTCAGACGTATGTTGCTCAGGAAAGTCCGCTCGCGGCCTATCGGCTGGCGCAGGACCTGTTTGGCCGCACTCAGAATGGGCTGGCGACGTCACCGATGATGGGCCGGCAGGGGCGGGCGCCAGGCACGCGGGAACTCGTCTTTGCCGACCTGCCCTATATCGTCGTTTATCGCATGACGGACGCTATAGACATTCTCGCGGTGGTTCACACCGCGAGACGTTGGCCAAAGGCGTTTGAGTAA